GTCCCGGTCGGCCACCGGCTTGAGAACCGGTCCGACGCGCCCGCGCGGTATCTGGTGATCGGCACCCGCGCCGCGCAGGACCGGGTGACCTATCCCGGCCATGACCGTGTCCTGCACGTCACACGCGCCACAGGCGAACGGATCTGGACGGACCCGGCCGGGCAACCCGCCACGCCGCTTTACGACGATTGAACCGTCGCGGCCGGACCCGGCGTTGTCGTGCGATCCCGCCGGTTTGAGCGGATTTCTGCACGCCGCGTGCAATAAGGATTCCCCGCTTCCGCGCAATGTGGCACAACCGCTGCGACCGCCACACACGGGAGCTATTTGAAACGATGACGCTTCGCAGCAGCAGCCTTGCCCTCGCCGCCGCTTTCGGCTCCACCGCGACAGCCAGCCATGCCAATCCCAGCGATGTCTGGGCATTGCTGAAACAGATCGAGATCGACGAAATCGTCACCGACACCAACTACGAGGTGCGCAAGACCTATCCGACCGGCATCGCCGAGGAACAGATGGTCGAGATCACAGGCTACGCCGCGCCGATGATGCCCGGCACGACCTTCCGCGAGCTGGTGCTGGTGTCGGACATGGGCCTGTGCCCGTTCTGCGGCAGTGTCGACCACGGCGCGGCGCTGCAGGTCACCCTGGCCGATCCGATCGACACCGTTGACGAGACCAGGCGCATCACCCTGCGCGGCACGCTCAAGCGGGTGAACGACCCCGAAACCTGGCAGGCCGTGATCCTGGAAAACGCACAGATCGTCACACAGTAACGCTGTCGGCCGCCACGGGCCGATGGCAGGAAACAGGGCCGGTCGCGAAACCGGCCTTTTTTCGTGCCCCGGATCAGGCGCTGTGGGTCGTCTCGTCGGCCGTTTCGCGCACCACCTCGACCTTGACCTTGGTCACCAGCGCCGCCAGGGCGCCGATCACGGCCAACACAGGCGCCGCCAGCACCACGGCCCCGCCGGTTAACGCCCCCACCGTCAGGGACACGTCGACCGCCACGTCGCCATCGGGCTCGATCACCCGCAAACGCCGGACGTTGCCTTCCCTGGCCATCTCCTTGACGAAACCCACCAGTTTCTCGCCACCCACCTCGATGACTTCGACGATGGATTGCGGCTCTTCCGTCTTGTCACGATCAGTCATGTCTGACACTCCTATGCAGACACGGGCCTATGCAGACACGGGCGGACCCTACCCGGTCGGCGCAGAGGCCGCCTGATCGCCGTCAATCGTTCGCGTCTTTACAGCTGGGCCACCATGAACACGGCGGGAAAGTCTATCCCGCCGCGCAAGCCGATGGTCACCGGGCCGCGGGTGTCGAAGCCCATCGCGGCATAGAACGGTTCGGCCGTCAGCGTGCTTTGGCAATGCAGCTGAGCCATCCCGCTGGCCTTTGCCTCGATCTTGATGTGATCCAGCACCATCCGCGCGGCACCCCGGCGCAGCATCGCCGGATCGGTGGCAACATGGCGCACATGCCCCACGCCGCGGCGCCCCGGCGCCCCGCCCGGTGCGGCCAGCGACCATCCGCCCGCCGCGGCGATGCGGCCGCCTGCCTCGACGACATGGAACAGGCCCGACGCGATCAGCGCCGGCTGCGCGCGGCCGATCACCGGCACGGCGGTCACCAGAACCGATGGCGCGTAGTCATCCTTGAGAAGGGCCATGTAGCTGCGCTGGAACAGGTCGTCCAACGCGGGGATATCGCGGGCCTCGGCCCGGCGCAGGGTCAGTGTTTCGGTCATCGATCCCCTCCTTGACGGTAAGGTAGACCGCGACGGGAAAGAAAAAGGCCGCGCTTGCGGCGCGGCCCCGTGAACCTGTCAGGCAGGTGATCCTACTTGATCTTGCCTTCCTTGTATTCCACGTGCTTGCGCGCCACGGGATCGTATTTGCGCACCGTCATCTTCTCGGTCATGGTGCGGGCGTTCTTCTTGGTCACGTAGAAATGACCCGTCCCGGCGGTCGAGTTCAGGCGGATCTTGATGGTCGTCGGCTTCGCCATGGGTCGTCTCCTGCGGCGGACCCCGAAGGCCCGCGAAATATCATGAGACACGCCTTTTACCGATGCCGCCGGACGAGTCAACCGACGAAATCAAGGGAAACGCGCGGCGGGCCTGATATTGCCGGACCCGTCGGGGCATCCCCGCTCAAGCGAAAGGATTCGCATATGGCCGCACGACCGATCCTCGCCCTTGCCGCCGCGCTGCTGAGCGCACCGGTGCAAGCCGAGCCGTTCACCCGCATCGCCGACGAGGACGCGTTCCGCGCCCAGGCGACGGACCGCCAGCTCTGGCTGGGCGAAAACCACGTCACCATCCATGCCGACGGCACCATGACCGGCCATGTGATGGGCAAGCAGATCGTCGCGCAATGGACCTGGCAGGACGGTTATTGGTGCCGCCAGATCGACGGCGACTACAACAGCGGCGATTGCCAGCTCTGGGAAACCGATGGCACGCAGTTCCGCGTCACGCGCGACCGCGGCGAAGGCCGGGCGTTCATATACACGCTTGTGCAGGAATGACGCGCGCGGAGCGGCTGTAAGCCGGATTCTGTCTGCACCGGGTCGCCCCGGCGGAGATGACCATTCCTCTGCGGCACGCGTCGCCGCGCGCCTGATGCTGCCAACCCGGACCTGCTGGGGCAGAAGCGGCCCCGGGCCTTGCGGCCCGCGCGGTCCCTATTTGGCATTGCTCCCGGTGGGGCTTGCCGTGCCGGTCCGGTTGCCCGTCCCGCGGTGGGCTCTTACCCCACCGTTTCACCCTTGCCGGCCCTTGGGCCGGCGGTCTGTTTTCTGTGGCGCTTTCCGTCAGGTTGCCCTGCCCGGGCGTTACCCGGCACCGTCGCTTCTGGGAGTCCGGACTTTCCTCGACCCCTTTCAGGGCCGCGGCCATCCGCCGCTCCGCGCCTGACCGACATAGAAACGCCCGCTGCCGGGGTCAAGCATGGCCTTGCATCTTCTTCTCTTTCGAAAATACGCAGGCCCCACTGCAGCCGGCCGCGATCAGCGCAGGACAAGGGGCTGCTTGAGCCAGACGCGCAGCGCGTCGGTGGTGGCGTCGGGCGCTTCCAGCGTCGGCAGATGCCCGGCGCCCTCGATCACCACCAGTTCGGCATGCGGGATCAGCTCGGCCATGAACACGTGGCGCTTGACCGGGCACAGCGCATCGTGCTCGCCGCACAGCACCAGCGTCGGCACCCGGATCTTGCGCAAGGTGCCCTGCTGGTCGCGGCGGCGCTGCAGCGCGCGGCTTTGCCGGGCGAAGACATCCGGCCCCAACCCACGCGCCATGTCCATCACCAGCGCCAGGATCTCCGACCGGTAGGGGCCGGGCGCCAGGTAGTTGGGCTTCAGTTCCTGCGCCATCACCTCGTCCAGCCGGCCCGCCTTGGCGCGCACGATCTGCGGATCGCGGGCGGCGGCCTGCTGCGGCGTCTCGGCCAGCGGGTTGGTGTCCATCAGTGCCAGCCGCGTCACCCGGTCGGGCGCACGGCGGACAATCTCCATCGCCACGATCCCGCCCATGCTCAGCCCCGCCAGCGCAAAGCGCTTGGGGAGCGCATCCAGCAATCCCGACGCGATTTCCTCGATCCGGTCGCCACCGGTTATCGGGGCGGCCATGACCGGGTATTGGCGCGACAGATCGGCGATTTGCGGACCGAACAGCCGGGCGTCGCACATCAGGCCCGGCAGGAAAACGACGGGTTCGCGCACTCAGATCCTCCCCGAGGCGATCTGCGCGCCCTCGGCCAGCGCACCCAGCTTGGCATAGGCGATGGCGGGGTCCACGGCGCCGAACCCGGCAAAGGTGCCGAACCCGCAATCCGACCCGGCGATGACCCGGTCGGCGCCGACGATGTCGGTAAAGCGTTCGATCCGCTGCGCCACGACCTCGGGGTGTTCGACGAAATTCGTCGTGCTGTCGATGACGCCGGGCACCAGCACCTTGTCGTCGGGGATCTCGGTCTTGCGGTCGCGGAAGACCGTCCATTCATGGGCATGGCGGGGGTTCGAGGTTTCGAACAGCACCTGGCCCGCGCGGGTCTTCATCAGGGTCGAGAACACCTTGTCCATGCCGATGTCACAGACATGCGGGCCTTCGTAATTGCCCCAGCAGATATGCACCCGGACACGGGCAGGGTCGATGCCGTCCAGCGCGTGGTTCAGCGCCTCGACATGGGCACCGGCGACCTTGACGAAGTCGTCGTCGGACATGTCGGTGAACAGCATGTGGCGCGACAACGCGAGGTCGGGGCAGTCCAGTTGCAGCATCAACCCGGCATCGACGATGGTGCGGTATTCATCCCGCATCGCGTCGGCCAGCGCGGCCAGATAGGCGTCGCGCGTCTTGTAGAACCGGTTCGGCAGGAACAGCGAGATCACGCCGGGCGAGGCGGCGTTCATGAAGCCCTGCGTCGCGCCATGGGCGGCCATGCCCGCCTTGAGATTGGCGATGTCCTTTTCCAGCTCGCCCTGGCCTTTCGACCGCACTTCGCCCACGCATTGCGGTCGCGCATAAGTCGGCGTGCCACCATCGTCCTTGAGCCGTTCGAGGAAGGTCGGAAACATCTTGAGATCGGCCGGCGCGTTGCGCGGGCTGTCGCCATCGAAACCCGTGTAGCGATCCTTGACATAGGTGGCGTAGCTGATCTTGGACGTCTCGCCGTCGCTGACGATGTCGATCCCTGCTTCGACCTGCTTGCGGACGGTTTCCGCGCAAGCCGCTTCCATCGCCGCGTCAAAGGCGGCGGCGTCGTATGCCTGCCCCTTTTCGCGGGCAAAGATGAAATCCACCACCTCCTGCGTCCTTGGCAAGCTGCCCACATGGGTTGTCTTGATCGCGGTCATGATTGGTGCCTCCCTCGTCTTTGCGCGCACCCTAGCAGAGCGGTCCGGATAGAAAAGCCGCTCCATGCCTCCGGGGCGGGGCGGCGGCGGCGCGTCGTTCTGCCCGCCTCACCCGGTCTTCCGGGCCAAAAGCAGCGAATGCCCGTTGCATTGCGGATCGTCTGCGACATGGGTCACCAAGCCACAGCCGCAGGCCTCGAGGATCGCGGCATATTCCGCGGCATCGAGCGAGGCGTGGAACACCGTCTCGTCACCGACCCGTCCCGTCGTTTCGCCCGCCGAAGGACCGACCGTCAGCAACAACCGCCCGCCCGAACCCAGATGCTGCACAAGACGCGGCAGGGTTCGGCGTTGCTGGTCCTGCGTCAGGTGAAAGAAACTGCCCCAGCCGATGATCGCGTCGAACCGCTCGGGCAGGTCCAACGCATTCATGTCCGCTCGGATCACCCGCGACTGCGGAAACCGTTCGGCGAACAGCCGCAGCATCGGCGCGGAAAAATCGACGCCGGTCACGGCATATCCGCTCTCGACCAGGAACCGTCCGATCGGTTCGCCCGCGCCGCAGCCCAGGTCCAGCACTGTCCCGCCGCGCGGCACATCGACCAATGCGCGCTCCAGCCAGCCGCGTTCGAACAGGGTGCGCGACCGGCGGGCATCGTAATGCACCGCCTGCCGGTCATAGATCGCCTGCGTCCGGTCGCTCAGCCCTTCCACGTCGGCCCGGCAGGGTCGTCGGTGGCCACGATGTGATACAGCGCGGCGTCGCCGGTCATCGACGGCATCGCGCCGTGAGACAGGTTTTCCGGAACCGACATCGTGTCGCCCGGTGCCAGCACCGTCTCGCCGCCCTCCCAGAACACCCGCCAATGCCCGGTCACCGGCATCAGGACCGACGGGCGGTCGTGGCTGTGCAGGCTGTCAGACGCCGACCCCCGTGTGACCAGGTCGACCTCGAAACCGGGGCGGTCGCGCAGCATTCCCGTTTCGCCGATCACCTTGACCGGCTTTCGGTCGGCCAGCGCCACCATGTCCCAATAGCGCGCAACGCAGGTCGGCACGACCTCGGCGGTGGTCGGCTCGGGATAGGCCTTCAGTTCGTCCTCGGTCAGCAACGGCATCGGCTTAACGCCCGCGGGCAGAGACTGGCCCTTCTTGGTGTCGTAGAGCTTGCCCTTTTCGGACAATACCAGGCCATGCGCGGCGGCGTCCTCGATCACTTGCGGCGCCCAGATCACCCCGCCCCCGGCATCGTCGCCGCCGAGGATCGCCATGATCATCCCGTAATCGTCGCCGATATTCTCGAAACCGCGAAAGATGCCGGTGGGGATGTTGAAGATGTCGCCGCGTTCCAGCACCACCTCGCCGGCCTTGCCCCACCGGCCCCAGAAGAACCGCCAGCGGCCGGACAGGACAAAGAACACCTCGGCCGTGCGATGGCTGTGCAGCGAGTTGCGGCATTTCGGCGGCTGCCCGGCGGCACCGATGTTGAAGCCATGCGGGATCGCGATATGCACGTGCTGGTCGGCGCTTTCACTGACGCCGCCGCCGATGATGGTAAAGTTTTCCTTCTGGTCGCTGCCCGGCGTGTGGGCATCGATAAAGGCGGTGCGGCAGGGCTTCAATTCGCCGTAGCGCACGATGCGGGACTGCATCTGGGCAGGTGTCATTGCGCGGTCTCCTCGGGGGGCAGTTGCGGCTTGGGTTCGGGGTGGCCGGGAACCGACCCGGTCTGGTCCTGGTAGAGCCAGACCATGCGGTCGCAGAACCACAGTTTCGGAAGGAGCGCCAATGCGCCGCCCGCCACGGTCCAACCCGGGTCAAGCACCCAGAGGCCCCAGACCAGCGGCGGCAAGCCCAGCAGCGACAGCGCCGTCAGCCAGTGTGCGGCGGCGATATGGTGATCGGGCAGCGTGACGCTGTGCCGAGCCAGGAACCAGCGTTCGCCCAGCACGACACGCGTCATCCAGTGGCCGTGATCGGCGGGGGGCGGAAAGATGCGGGTGTTGACCCAGATCCATGCGGTGACGACCGCGATGGGCAGCAGGCTCCACCAGCCGATCCAGGCGCGGGCGTAGATCGCAAGGATCAGCACCGGTGCGGTGGCCATCCGGGTCAGCCCGCTCAGCGGGTTGGCGTGTCTCGCCCAGACCTCGGGTGACATCGCCATGGCCTTTTCGACGGCGCGAAACGGGTCCACCGGCTCAGCCCTCGTGCCGCAGGATCTGCATCCAGATCGCGGTTTCGTCCAGCAGCGTCCATTCCCGGCGCAGCCCCCAGGGGCCGAATTCTGCGTGGCTGATGCCCATGACATGAACCTTGGCACCGGTCGGTTTGCCGAAGGCGCCCCAGCCGTCATGCGTGCCGTCCAGCGACCAGCGGATCGCGGCGCGCGGCGGCATGTTGGCATCGGCCAACCCGATCTGATGGTGGATGGTGAAGACGGCCGAGGGAAAGGACGATCGCAGCCCCAGCCAGAACGCATCCGCCGCATCCCATCCATGGCCGGTGACCGCGCCGGGATATTCCAGGTGGCAGGCGCGGTCGTATTGGCCAGTGATGACCGACAGCTCTCCTGCCATGATGCGGGTCAGGATATCGGCAAGAGCCTGTCCCCATTCATTGTCGTTGCCGCGCCCGGTATAGGGCCCGGTCACGTCCACCTCGGGCCTGAAGGGCTGGGTTTCCGGATCCAGCCCCGACACACGCTCGCGCGCCCAGTCCCTGGGGTCGAAACCCAGTTGCCGAACCAGTCCGCCATTGTCGCGGATCAGCCATTCGTCGCTGATCTGGTTGGCCTTGGCATAGCAATCGGCGATGGCGCGGATCTTGACCTTGCGGCCCGTCGCGGCGCCGAACGCACCCGAACCGCGATGCGTGGCGGTGGACAGGATCCGGTGCGAACTGAGCATCCCCACTTGCGGATTGCCCGACCAGATCACGTCTTCGCCCAGCAGGATCCGGTCCGGAAATTCGGCCAGCGTCGCCATCGTGGCCGCCGTCATGCCCGGTTCGCCGAAGGAAATGCCACCGGGCATCCGCACGATGACCTGCGGGTGGTAGTAGTCCTTCATCCGGGCGCCAAGACCGCGATCCTCCCAGATCTCGCGGGTGATCGTCAGGATGTAGTCGGGAAAATCCCGGAATTTCTCGTCAAAGCCCTTCATCCCGCCGTCCATCCTCCGTCAACCAGGATCGCGCTGCCGGTGACCAGCGCCGATGCGTCCGAGGCCAGGAACACCACCGCGCCCATGATGTCCTCGACCTCGCCCACCCGGCCCAGCTTGATCTTGCCCTCGATCCAGGCGCGCTTGGTCGGGTCGTCGAAGGTGGGTCGGGTCAACTCGGTCAGGATGAAGGTCGGGCAGATCGTGTTGACCCGGATGCCCAAAGGCCCCCATTCGATCGCCATCGCCTTGGTCATGCCTTCGACCGCGTGCTTGGTCGCGCAATAGACGGCGCGATCCGGCCCACCAATATGTCCCATCTGGCTCGAGATCTGTACAATCGAACCGGGCTTGCCCGCCGCCTGCATGCCGCGTGCGGCTTCGGTCGCGAGAAAGTAGGCGCCGCGCACATTGGCGGCCATCACCGCGTCGAAATCCGCCGGGTCGGTGTCCAGCGCCGGGCTGTGACGGGCAAGGCCGGCCGAGTTCACCAGCACGTCCAGCGGGCCGGTTTCGGCCAGGGCCGACGCGACGGCCTGCGGGTCGGTCACGTCCAGAACGCGGGCTTCGGCACGAAGACCCGCGGCGACCATCTCGGCGACAGCGGCCTCCAGCGCGTCGCGTCCGCGGGCCGCGACGACCACCTGCGCGCCGGCCTCGGCCAGCGCCACCGCGCAGCCCAGCCCGATGCCGCGCGATCCGCCCGCGACCAGGGCCCGCTTGCCATCCAGTCGGAACGATGGGGTCTTGGGCAGGGTCATGGCGATTCCGGCGCTTGCAAACGTGTGCAAAGGCTAGGCCCAACCCGCGGCCACTGTCCAGAGCATCGTGTCAGGCCGGGTTCGAAATCCCGCGGAACGGCGGAAAATCGGCATAGCGCGCGCGACGCCGCTCCGGGTGTTCGTCCGGTTCCGCCCCGGACCGCAACAGTGTTCCCCGGGGTGCGATATAGCTGTCGATCCGGCGTTGCGGCACGGGTCGCCAAACCAGGTTGAACGCGCAGAGCCTGGGGAAGAACCAGATCTCGGAATAGTCGAGATGGTCATGTATCCACCAGGCCAGATCGCGCCAGTCCCGCCCCTGCGCATAGCGGTCGGCGAACCACGGGATGACCACCGACGCGCCCGCGACCGGCACATCCGGCAGGTCCCAGATGTGACATTCCAGAGGATAGTCATTGCGGGCACAGTTCAACCCGTGCGCATTGCCGAACGCGTTCAGCTCGGCCGACCGATATCCCGAGCGCACGAAGACCCGTCCGAACGTTTCCTCCAGCGGGTCGAGCAACGTCTCGCAGAACGCCCGGCCGCGTTCGACGGCAAGGTCGGGAAGATCGGGGATGTTGGGCACCCGGTGGATGTTGCCGATCTCGGAATACAGGAACTCGCGCATCCAGAAATGCCGCGACAACCGCACCCGCCCCAGCGTTTCCAGAGACCACATCGAGCGTGGGCGTCTCACGGCCGGATCGCCGCCAGTTCCCGCATCCGCGCCATGACGTCGACGCCGATCTGGTCGTACATGTGCAGCAAGTCCACCAGCACCCAGTTCTCGCGGATCAGGCCATCCTCCAGCCGCCAGAAATCAAGGCTGCGCATGGTGATCTTCTTGTTCACCGGCGGGATGCCCAGCCAGCCGTCATGGCTGATGGTCTGGGCCATGTCGGGCCAGCCGGTCACGCCGACATAATCGCCCTCGGCCATGAAATGATAGGTGATCTCGTCCAGGTATTGTCCGCGATCCGGCATGCCGTTGAGAAAGGGGATCTGGTGATGCCGGCGGAACCCGTCGATACCGCGCGCGGTGCCGATGCCCGCGGGCCCGTACCACATGAATTTCGGATGCCAGTAGCGCGGCATCTCCATCACTTCCGGCCCGCCTTGCGACGGGTGACGCTTCATCGCCGACAACATGTCGATCACGTGCTGGCGCGATGCCGCCGAGCGCGCCGGGTCATGCGGACCCAAGCCATCCCGCGATTGCGGCCCCGGCACATGCAGGAACCGGCCCAACTGCGGAACCATCGGCCAGACGCCGGCCTGCATCATCATCTCGGGCAGGTCCCACAGCGCCTGCATCTCGACGCAGGCGCCGTCCTCGACCCGGTAGAACTCGTGGAACCGCAGATGCGCCACCTGCCCGGTGGCCGGCATGCCCAACCAGTCGGCGACCCAGGTGCCGCAATAATACCCGCCCGATCCCACCCAGATCGCGCCGTCATCGTCGGCCCCCGCGATCCGGATATGCTCGACCCGCTCCAGATCCGGCAGCGCGGCCAGTAATGGCGCATGGACCGCGTCCCAAAAGGCCCCCGCGCCGTCCAGATCGCCGAACGGATGGCACATCCGGAACCGCGCACCACCTGCCACGCGCTCCAGCGCCGCCCGCGCGTCCTCGAAATCCCGCAATGCCGCGAAGACCGGGGCCATCACATGCTGCGTCGCGTTCGACATGGCTCCACCCCTGCGCTTCTCTGGTTCACAAATATCCCGGGGGTGTGGGGGCTGGCCCCCACTCCGGCGCTGGTCGCCTACTCCGCCGCGTCCCGGTACGGCGCGCCTTCGCCGTAAGGCACATTGACCCCCCCATACCGCCTCACCCGGACATTGCATTGCTCGGCATGGCCCACGAACCCCTCCAGCATGCACAGCCGCGAGCCGTATTCGCCGATCAGCGTGGCCGCCTCGTCGGTCAGGATCTTCTGGTAGGAATGGGTTTTCAGGAACTTGCCCACCCACAGCCCGCCGGTATAGCGCCCGGCCTTTTTCGTGGGCAGCGTGTGGTTGGTGCCGATCACCTTGTCGCCGTTGCTGACATTGGTGCGCGGCCCCAGGAACAGCGCGCCGTAGCAGGTCATGTTTTCAAGATACCAGTCGTCGCGGTCGGTCATCACCTGCACATGTTCCGACGCGATGTCGTTGGCCACTGCCAGCATCTCGTCATGGCCGTCGCACAGGATCACCTCGCCGTAGTCGCGCCAGGACACGCCGGCGGTGTCGGCGGTCGGCAGGATGGTCAGCAACCGGTCGATCTCGGCCAGCGTTTCCTCGGCCAGCCTGCGGGAATTGGTGACCAGCACCGCGGGCGAATTGTAGCCGTGTTCGGCCTGTCCCAGCAGATCGGTGGCGCAGATTTCGGCATCCACCGTGTCGTCGGCGATCACCATCGTCTCGGTCGGTCCGGCGAAAAGATCGATGCCGACACGCCCGAACAACTGCCGCTTGGCTTCGGCGACAAAGGCGTTGCCGGGGCCCACCAGCATGTGCACAGGGTCGATCGTTTCGGTCCCGATGGCCATGGCGCCCACGGCCTGGATGCCGCCCAGCACATAGATCTCGTGCGCCCCGCCCAGGTGCATCGCGGCGATCACCGCGGGGTTGGGCTTGCCCTGCCAGGGCGGCGTGGCGGCGATGATCCGCGGCACCCCGGCCACGCTGGCGGTGGCCACGGACATGTGCGCGCTGGCCACCATCGGGAACTTGCCGCCGGGCACGTAGCAGCCCACCGACTGCACCGGGATGTTCTTGTGCCCCAGGATCACGCCGGGCAACGTTTCGACCTCGATATCCAGCATCGAGTCGCGCTGCGCCCGGGCGAAGTTGCGCACCTGCTCCTGGGCGAACCTGATGTCGTCCAGTTCGCGCGGGCTGAGCTCGGCGATCAGCGCGTCGATCTCGTCCTGGGTCAGCCGGAAACCGGCCGGGCTGTAGCCATCGAATTTTTCGGACAATTCCCGAACCGCCGCATCGCCGCGCGCCGCGATATCGGCCAGCGTGGCCTCGACGATGCCGCGCACCTTGGCGTCATCCTCGGCGCGCTCCGCCTCGGGTTTGCCCCGCTTCAACCATTCCGCCATGCCAGACCTCCCCAACCGGAATCACCGGCGAGGATAGCTTGGGGCGGGGTTTTTGCAAACGTGTGCAAGCAGCCTTCACTGCAGCGCCGCGATCCAGTCGGCGATGGTGCCGCTCAGCGCTTGGGTCATCGACGGCGACATGATGTCTCCGGCGATCACGTGGGCATGGCTGTCGTCGTCGGGGCCGACCTTGACGACATGCAGTTGCGACGGCCCGCCCCAGGCGGCGGCCACCTCGCGGGTGACCGCGTGATCGACCACGCGGTCGGCATCGTCGAACACCCACAGGGCGGGAACC
This sequence is a window from Thalassococcus arenae. Protein-coding genes within it:
- a CDS encoding DUF4342 domain-containing protein; translated protein: MTDRDKTEEPQSIVEVIEVGGEKLVGFVKEMAREGNVRRLRVIEPDGDVAVDVSLTVGALTGGAVVLAAPVLAVIGALAALVTKVKVEVVRETADETTHSA
- a CDS encoding GNAT family N-acetyltransferase, giving the protein MTETLTLRRAEARDIPALDDLFQRSYMALLKDDYAPSVLVTAVPVIGRAQPALIASGLFHVVEAGGRIAAAGGWSLAAPGGAPGRRGVGHVRHVATDPAMLRRGAARMVLDHIKIEAKASGMAQLHCQSTLTAEPFYAAMGFDTRGPVTIGLRGGIDFPAVFMVAQL
- the rpmG gene encoding 50S ribosomal protein L33, yielding MAKPTTIKIRLNSTAGTGHFYVTKKNARTMTEKMTVRKYDPVARKHVEYKEGKIK
- a CDS encoding alpha/beta fold hydrolase; the encoded protein is MCDARLFGPQIADLSRQYPVMAAPITGGDRIEEIASGLLDALPKRFALAGLSMGGIVAMEIVRRAPDRVTRLALMDTNPLAETPQQAAARDPQIVRAKAGRLDEVMAQELKPNYLAPGPYRSEILALVMDMARGLGPDVFARQSRALQRRRDQQGTLRKIRVPTLVLCGEHDALCPVKRHVFMAELIPHAELVVIEGAGHLPTLEAPDATTDALRVWLKQPLVLR
- a CDS encoding cobalamin-independent methionine synthase II family protein — its product is MTAIKTTHVGSLPRTQEVVDFIFAREKGQAYDAAAFDAAMEAACAETVRKQVEAGIDIVSDGETSKISYATYVKDRYTGFDGDSPRNAPADLKMFPTFLERLKDDGGTPTYARPQCVGEVRSKGQGELEKDIANLKAGMAAHGATQGFMNAASPGVISLFLPNRFYKTRDAYLAALADAMRDEYRTIVDAGLMLQLDCPDLALSRHMLFTDMSDDDFVKVAGAHVEALNHALDGIDPARVRVHICWGNYEGPHVCDIGMDKVFSTLMKTRAGQVLFETSNPRHAHEWTVFRDRKTEIPDDKVLVPGVIDSTTNFVEHPEVVAQRIERFTDIVGADRVIAGSDCGFGTFAGFGAVDPAIAYAKLGALAEGAQIASGRI
- a CDS encoding class I SAM-dependent methyltransferase, translated to MEGLSDRTQAIYDRQAVHYDARRSRTLFERGWLERALVDVPRGGTVLDLGCGAGEPIGRFLVESGYAVTGVDFSAPMLRLFAERFPQSRVIRADMNALDLPERFDAIIGWGSFFHLTQDQQRRTLPRLVQHLGSGGRLLLTVGPSAGETTGRVGDETVFHASLDAAEYAAILEACGCGLVTHVADDPQCNGHSLLLARKTG
- a CDS encoding cupin domain-containing protein; this encodes MTPAQMQSRIVRYGELKPCRTAFIDAHTPGSDQKENFTIIGGGVSESADQHVHIAIPHGFNIGAAGQPPKCRNSLHSHRTAEVFFVLSGRWRFFWGRWGKAGEVVLERGDIFNIPTGIFRGFENIGDDYGMIMAILGGDDAGGGVIWAPQVIEDAAAHGLVLSEKGKLYDTKKGQSLPAGVKPMPLLTEDELKAYPEPTTAEVVPTCVARYWDMVALADRKPVKVIGETGMLRDRPGFEVDLVTRGSASDSLHSHDRPSVLMPVTGHWRVFWEGGETVLAPGDTMSVPENLSHGAMPSMTGDAALYHIVATDDPAGPTWKG
- a CDS encoding DUF6653 family protein, whose amino-acid sequence is MDPFRAVEKAMAMSPEVWARHANPLSGLTRMATAPVLILAIYARAWIGWWSLLPIAVVTAWIWVNTRIFPPPADHGHWMTRVVLGERWFLARHSVTLPDHHIAAAHWLTALSLLGLPPLVWGLWVLDPGWTVAGGALALLPKLWFCDRMVWLYQDQTGSVPGHPEPKPQLPPEETAQ
- a CDS encoding nuclear transport factor 2 family protein, which translates into the protein MKGFDEKFRDFPDYILTITREIWEDRGLGARMKDYYHPQVIVRMPGGISFGEPGMTAATMATLAEFPDRILLGEDVIWSGNPQVGMLSSHRILSTATHRGSGAFGAATGRKVKIRAIADCYAKANQISDEWLIRDNGGLVRQLGFDPRDWARERVSGLDPETQPFRPEVDVTGPYTGRGNDNEWGQALADILTRIMAGELSVITGQYDRACHLEYPGAVTGHGWDAADAFWLGLRSSFPSAVFTIHHQIGLADANMPPRAAIRWSLDGTHDGWGAFGKPTGAKVHVMGISHAEFGPWGLRREWTLLDETAIWMQILRHEG
- a CDS encoding SDR family NAD(P)-dependent oxidoreductase; this encodes MTLPKTPSFRLDGKRALVAGGSRGIGLGCAVALAEAGAQVVVAARGRDALEAAVAEMVAAGLRAEARVLDVTDPQAVASALAETGPLDVLVNSAGLARHSPALDTDPADFDAVMAANVRGAYFLATEAARGMQAAGKPGSIVQISSQMGHIGGPDRAVYCATKHAVEGMTKAMAIEWGPLGIRVNTICPTFILTELTRPTFDDPTKRAWIEGKIKLGRVGEVEDIMGAVVFLASDASALVTGSAILVDGGWTAG
- a CDS encoding ester cyclase; this encodes MSNATQHVMAPVFAALRDFEDARAALERVAGGARFRMCHPFGDLDGAGAFWDAVHAPLLAALPDLERVEHIRIAGADDDGAIWVGSGGYYCGTWVADWLGMPATGQVAHLRFHEFYRVEDGACVEMQALWDLPEMMMQAGVWPMVPQLGRFLHVPGPQSRDGLGPHDPARSAASRQHVIDMLSAMKRHPSQGGPEVMEMPRYWHPKFMWYGPAGIGTARGIDGFRRHHQIPFLNGMPDRGQYLDEITYHFMAEGDYVGVTGWPDMAQTISHDGWLGIPPVNKKITMRSLDFWRLEDGLIRENWVLVDLLHMYDQIGVDVMARMRELAAIRP
- the hisD gene encoding histidinol dehydrogenase, translated to MAEWLKRGKPEAERAEDDAKVRGIVEATLADIAARGDAAVRELSEKFDGYSPAGFRLTQDEIDALIAELSPRELDDIRFAQEQVRNFARAQRDSMLDIEVETLPGVILGHKNIPVQSVGCYVPGGKFPMVASAHMSVATASVAGVPRIIAATPPWQGKPNPAVIAAMHLGGAHEIYVLGGIQAVGAMAIGTETIDPVHMLVGPGNAFVAEAKRQLFGRVGIDLFAGPTETMVIADDTVDAEICATDLLGQAEHGYNSPAVLVTNSRRLAEETLAEIDRLLTILPTADTAGVSWRDYGEVILCDGHDEMLAVANDIASEHVQVMTDRDDWYLENMTCYGALFLGPRTNVSNGDKVIGTNHTLPTKKAGRYTGGLWVGKFLKTHSYQKILTDEAATLIGEYGSRLCMLEGFVGHAEQCNVRVRRYGGVNVPYGEGAPYRDAAE